A genome region from Erigeron canadensis isolate Cc75 chromosome 3, C_canadensis_v1, whole genome shotgun sequence includes the following:
- the LOC122594492 gene encoding leucine-rich repeat extensin-like protein 1, with protein sequence MAQFHYLPFLFTILIVAVTTNSRPTATSYTRDQVSCTMCSECENPCQQSPSPPPPSPPPPPSDTTNNCPPPPSPPSSTYNPPPATPSTPSVPNLPYYPPPSPPSGGGYGYPTPPPPNPILPYFPFYYYNPPPPDSFAVQLNINPLHIILPLSIFVLFLFNL encoded by the coding sequence ATGGCTCAATTTCATTACCTTCCCTTCCTCTTTACTATTTTAATCGTCGCCGTAACCACCAATTCCCGACCAACCGCCACATCATATACTCGAGATCAAGTATCATGCACCATGTGCAGCGAATGCGAAAACCCGTGTCAACAATCTCCTtcacctccaccaccatcacccccaccaccaccatccgACACTACTAATAATTGCCCACCGCCACCTTCACCGCCATCCTCCACCTATAATCCACCTCCGGCCACCCCATCAACACCCTCTGTTCCGAATTTACCATACTACCCACCACCGTCGCCACCTTCCGGTGGTGGATACGGCTACCCTACTCCCCCGCCACCCAACCCAATTCTCCcttattttcctttttactaTTATAACCCTCCCCCGCCAGATTCATTCGCTGTTCAATTGAACATTAATCCACTTCATATTATTCTTCCATTATcaatttttgtattatttttatttaacctctag